The segment GGCAGTTTTCCAGCAGACCACCCTCTTTTTCTTGGGATGGCGGGCATGCATGGAACGTATACAGCCAATATGGCCCTTTATGAAGCAGACCTGATCATCAATATAGGCGCAAGATTTGATGACAGACTTACAGGAAACCTGCAAGAATTTGCTAAATTCGCCAAGGTGGTTCATTTTGATATCGATCCTTCCGAAATCGGCAAAAATGTCCCAACGGATTATCCGGTAATCGGGGATGCAGCAAAGTCCCTTCAGCTACTTTTAAAGGAGTTGCCTGAAACGGCGAACACCAGTAGTTGGCTGGAACAACTACTGCAATCAAAGGAAGATTATCCATTGTGGTACGTAGAAGATGGAGAAACGTTCAAACCTCAAAAACTAGTAGAACTTATTCATGAACTTACAAAAGGAGAAGCGATTGTCACAACAGACGTAGGGCAGCATCAAATGTGGGCAGCGCAATTCCACGGTTTTCAAAAGCCTGATCGCTGGGTCACGTCAGGTGGCCTTGGAACAATGGGCTTTGGGTTACCGGCAGCAATCGGCGCACAAGTGGCAGAAGGGCAGTCTACCGTTGTAGCTGTCCTTGGGGATGCAGGATTCCAAATGACACTGCAGGAACTGGCGGTACTGAAAGAATATAAACTTCCTGTAAAAATAGTGCTCGTAAACAATCAATCTATGGGAATGGTAAGACAATGGCAGCAGCTCTTTTATAAGGAAAGATACTCAGAATCCTTACTGCCGAACCAGCCAGACTACGTCAAACTGTCCGATGCGTTCGGGATCAAGGCGGCAGTTGTTCAAAATGAAGAAGAGTTCCGCATGGCATTTGCGGAAGCACTTGCTACAGATGAACCCTATCTATTAGATTGCCGGGTGACTCAAAAGGAAAATGTGTATCCAATGATTGCTCCTGGAAAAGGAATTCAACAAATGGAAGGTGTGAAGCCATGAAGCGAACATTATCGCTCCTAGTAAACAATCAGCTTGGGGTATTGAACCGATTGACCAATTTGTTTTTGCGAAAGGGATTAAACATTGAAAGCCTGGCAGTAGCACCTGTCAACGAATCCTGCATTTCCCTCATGACAATCGTCGTTAACGTGGTCGAGGAGCAAGAAGTGGAGAAAATAAAGCTTCAACTAGACAAACAGATCGATGTCATCCAAATCACCGACATATCCGAGCAAATCGCTCTTACGAATTAACCGAATATTTAGTTTTATGTAAAAGATTATCAAGTAGCTTCGAAATAACCCTGTTGCTTGTAGTGCAAGGTGTGAGGCTCCGTCGGGAGGTAGCGGTAGGTTGAGACCCCTGAAGCATTGCGAAGAGGCTCAAGCACCGCCCCGAGGATAGCGATCATCTGGAACGAAAAGCTAC is part of the Sutcliffiella sp. FSL R7-0096 genome and harbors:
- the ilvB gene encoding biosynthetic-type acetolactate synthase large subunit; translated protein: MSTVEESGTKVAQKLLTGSRMIVEALKEEKVEVIFGYPGGAVLNIYDALYDGGIPHLLTRHEQGAIHAAEGYARVTGRPGVVIATSGPGATNIVTGLADAMIDSLPLVVITGQVNSQVLGSDAFQEAPILGISMPITKHNFQVQDVKELPRIFKEAFHIASTGRPGPVLIDIPKDITATSGIYDYSKDVHLPGYKLQTEPDPQAVKKVAQALKKAEKPVILAGAGVLHSKATNELKELVVKTTIPVANTLLGLGSFPADHPLFLGMAGMHGTYTANMALYEADLIINIGARFDDRLTGNLQEFAKFAKVVHFDIDPSEIGKNVPTDYPVIGDAAKSLQLLLKELPETANTSSWLEQLLQSKEDYPLWYVEDGETFKPQKLVELIHELTKGEAIVTTDVGQHQMWAAQFHGFQKPDRWVTSGGLGTMGFGLPAAIGAQVAEGQSTVVAVLGDAGFQMTLQELAVLKEYKLPVKIVLVNNQSMGMVRQWQQLFYKERYSESLLPNQPDYVKLSDAFGIKAAVVQNEEEFRMAFAEALATDEPYLLDCRVTQKENVYPMIAPGKGIQQMEGVKP
- the ilvN gene encoding acetolactate synthase small subunit, which gives rise to MKRTLSLLVNNQLGVLNRLTNLFLRKGLNIESLAVAPVNESCISLMTIVVNVVEEQEVEKIKLQLDKQIDVIQITDISEQIALTN